In the genome of Streptomyces sp. NBC_00237, one region contains:
- a CDS encoding MerR family transcriptional regulator: MEDERPDVLTIGRLAHRTGVPVRTLRFWSDEGAIPPVGRSASGYRLYAAEAVARVELVRTLRELGLGLDDVCRVLSGRTTVASVAEAHVTALDAQIRSLKVSRAVLSTVAKRGSTTEETALMNRLARLSAAERTQIVEEFKEEVFGGLDDPRLRDRLRTYRIELPDDPTPDQVDAWIELAELVRDPGFRARLRTWMELNTPVPGQDAPPGASVWWARQIVQTVAEARRDGVAPGGPEAAEVLSELFRDADRAAVLRSLEAGIEAGAERYRGLVARVRGQHASPDATEELQWLARALRASEHG; the protein is encoded by the coding sequence ATGGAAGACGAACGCCCCGACGTACTCACCATCGGCCGCCTCGCACACCGCACCGGAGTTCCGGTGCGCACCCTGCGTTTCTGGTCGGACGAGGGAGCGATACCCCCCGTGGGCCGCTCCGCGAGCGGCTACCGGCTGTACGCCGCCGAGGCCGTGGCCCGTGTCGAACTGGTCCGTACGCTGCGGGAGTTGGGCCTCGGGCTCGACGACGTGTGCCGCGTCCTGAGCGGCCGCACCACCGTCGCCTCGGTCGCCGAAGCACATGTGACCGCGCTCGACGCGCAGATCCGCTCGCTCAAGGTGAGCCGGGCCGTCCTGTCCACCGTAGCGAAGCGTGGTTCGACCACTGAGGAGACAGCACTGATGAACCGGTTGGCACGGCTCTCCGCCGCCGAACGCACGCAGATCGTCGAGGAGTTCAAGGAGGAGGTGTTCGGCGGCCTCGACGATCCCCGTCTGCGCGACCGCCTACGCACCTACCGCATCGAGTTGCCCGACGACCCCACACCCGACCAGGTCGACGCCTGGATCGAACTGGCCGAACTGGTGCGGGACCCCGGATTCCGCGCCCGGTTGCGCACGTGGATGGAGCTCAACACGCCCGTCCCGGGCCAGGACGCTCCCCCTGGGGCGTCCGTCTGGTGGGCCCGGCAGATCGTGCAGACCGTCGCCGAGGCCAGAAGGGACGGGGTCGCTCCCGGAGGGCCGGAAGCGGCCGAGGTGCTGTCCGAACTGTTCCGTGACGCCGACCGGGCCGCCGTGCTGCGCAGCCTGGAGGCCGGGATCGAAGCCGGGGCGGAACGCTACCGCGGGCTCGTCGCCCGCGTGCGCGGACAGCATGCGTCGCCCGACGCGACCGAGGAACTGCAATGGCTGGCGCGAGCTTTGCGCGCCTCGGAACACGGCTGA
- a CDS encoding alpha/beta fold hydrolase: MTTHSTAGTEVTRTVHRFVEVDGVRVFYREAGPTDAPTLVLLHGFPSASHQFRRLIDTLGTRYHLVAPDYPGFGHTEAPEDFTYSFESLTDVMEGFVEALGLGADGFALYTFDFGGPVGMRLAARHPEWINGLIVQNANAYAEGLSDLALGLTANRPGVPGAEERVREILTLPVTRSQYEGGTGDPSLIAPDGWTLDQHFLDLPGRKEAQVALALDYHSNIDRYPVWQQWLREHRPPTLVLWGRGDAFFPEAGAHAYLRDLPEAQVHVFDTGHFALEEKLPEMAPLIAAFLDASARPTDTMSATDTTNPADVKKRTPMRIAIVGASGNLGGAVAAEAVSRGHQVTPLGRATTDVSDPTALAEAVAGHDAVVVGVKGPDHLVPRSAQALLKALPDAGVSRLVFLGGGGSLEYAPGERFVDAPGFPAAYLETARDQTEALDLLRAARTPVEWTYVSPPPMHLVPGPKTGSFRVEARDTPIADADGESRISVGDFAAAVLDTLEQGTFVQERITVGY, translated from the coding sequence ATGACGACGCACAGCACGGCAGGCACCGAGGTCACGCGAACGGTCCACCGCTTCGTGGAGGTGGACGGGGTCCGGGTCTTCTACCGGGAAGCCGGCCCCACCGACGCGCCAACGCTGGTACTGCTCCACGGATTCCCGTCCGCCTCGCACCAGTTCCGGCGGCTGATCGACACTCTCGGCACCCGTTACCACCTGGTCGCTCCCGACTACCCCGGCTTCGGTCACACCGAGGCTCCCGAGGACTTCACGTACTCCTTCGAAAGCCTCACTGACGTCATGGAGGGCTTCGTCGAAGCTCTGGGACTGGGCGCGGACGGGTTCGCGCTCTACACCTTCGACTTCGGCGGCCCGGTCGGCATGCGACTGGCCGCCCGGCACCCCGAGTGGATCAACGGGCTGATCGTGCAGAACGCCAACGCCTACGCCGAGGGCCTGTCCGACCTCGCCCTGGGCCTGACCGCGAACCGACCCGGCGTACCGGGAGCCGAGGAACGGGTCCGCGAGATCCTGACGCTCCCCGTCACCCGGAGCCAGTACGAGGGCGGCACCGGCGACCCCTCCCTGATCGCCCCCGACGGCTGGACCCTGGACCAGCATTTCCTCGACCTGCCGGGCCGCAAGGAGGCCCAGGTCGCACTGGCCCTCGACTACCACTCCAACATCGACCGCTACCCGGTCTGGCAGCAGTGGCTGCGCGAGCACCGTCCGCCGACTCTGGTGCTGTGGGGCCGCGGTGACGCGTTCTTCCCGGAGGCCGGGGCGCACGCCTATCTGCGCGATCTGCCCGAGGCGCAGGTGCACGTCTTCGACACCGGCCACTTCGCGCTGGAGGAGAAACTCCCCGAGATGGCTCCCCTGATCGCCGCATTCCTCGACGCGTCCGCACGCCCCACTGACACCATGAGCGCCACAGACACCACGAACCCCGCTGACGTCAAGAAGAGGACACCCATGAGGATCGCGATTGTCGGAGCGAGCGGAAACCTCGGCGGTGCCGTCGCGGCGGAGGCCGTCTCACGCGGCCACCAGGTCACACCGCTCGGTCGTGCCACCACCGATGTCAGCGACCCCACCGCCCTGGCCGAGGCCGTTGCGGGGCACGACGCCGTGGTGGTCGGCGTCAAGGGTCCTGACCACCTGGTGCCGAGGAGCGCGCAGGCTCTGCTGAAGGCACTGCCGGATGCCGGGGTCTCCCGGCTGGTGTTCCTGGGCGGTGGCGGCAGCCTGGAGTACGCACCGGGCGAGCGGTTCGTCGACGCACCCGGTTTCCCCGCCGCGTACCTGGAGACAGCGCGCGACCAGACCGAGGCCCTCGACCTGCTGCGCGCCGCGCGGACGCCGGTCGAGTGGACCTACGTCAGCCCGCCGCCGATGCACCTGGTTCCCGGACCGAAGACCGGCTCCTTCCGGGTCGAGGCCCGGGACACCCCGATTGCCGACGCCGACGGCGAGAGCCGCATCTCGGTGGGCGACTTCGCAGCCGCGGTCCTGGACACGCTGGAGCAAGGCACCTTCGTCCAGGAACGGATCACCGTCGGCTACTGA
- a CDS encoding iron-containing redox enzyme family protein — protein MNGFREPRAVDPALPATRGPLSAGLVEALRTGDLSALARPGSDTDLDPYGEDLQLSLYVLYELHYQGFVGVHEDWEWDPDLLALRRELERRFLAVLRAQTPGGTDVAATLSDLSVEPTGQDPSSVSHFLQTEGTFEQLREYAALRSLYHLKEADPHAWVLPRLYGRAKAAMVAVEYDEFGAGRSEDVHARLFADLMRDLGLETAYGHYLDAAPAPVLATVNLMSLLGLHRSLRGALVGHFAAVEITSPPGSRRLARAMRRLGAGSAAQRFYDEHVEADAVHEQVVRRDVVGGLLEHEPHLAPDVVFGVAATDLLEGRLARHVLDAWRADRSALRERL, from the coding sequence GTGAACGGGTTCAGGGAGCCCCGTGCGGTCGACCCCGCGCTGCCCGCCACCCGAGGTCCGCTCAGCGCGGGACTCGTCGAAGCCCTGCGCACCGGAGACCTTTCCGCACTGGCCCGTCCAGGCTCGGACACGGACCTCGATCCGTACGGTGAGGACCTGCAACTGAGCCTGTACGTCCTGTACGAGCTGCACTACCAAGGCTTCGTCGGAGTGCACGAGGACTGGGAGTGGGATCCGGACCTTCTGGCACTTCGAAGGGAACTGGAGCGGCGGTTCCTGGCCGTCCTGCGGGCACAGACGCCAGGCGGCACCGATGTGGCCGCAACGCTGTCGGACCTGTCGGTCGAGCCGACCGGGCAGGACCCGTCGAGCGTCAGCCACTTCCTGCAGACCGAGGGGACCTTCGAGCAGCTTCGCGAGTACGCCGCTCTGCGGTCGCTCTACCACCTGAAGGAAGCGGATCCGCACGCGTGGGTGCTGCCCCGCCTGTACGGGCGGGCCAAGGCCGCGATGGTGGCCGTCGAGTATGACGAGTTCGGCGCGGGCCGCTCCGAGGACGTCCACGCCCGCCTCTTCGCGGACCTGATGCGGGACCTCGGCCTGGAGACCGCCTACGGCCACTACCTCGACGCGGCACCCGCACCGGTGCTCGCCACCGTCAACCTGATGTCCCTGCTGGGCCTGCACCGGTCCCTGCGGGGCGCGCTGGTGGGGCACTTCGCCGCCGTGGAGATCACCTCTCCCCCGGGATCGCGACGGCTGGCCCGGGCCATGCGGCGTCTGGGAGCGGGATCGGCGGCCCAGCGCTTCTACGACGAACACGTGGAAGCGGACGCCGTGCACGAACAGGTGGTGCGCCGGGACGTCGTCGGAGGACTCCTGGAACACGAGCCGCACCTCGCACCGGACGTGGTGTTCGGCGTAGCAGCCACCGACCTTCTCGAAGGACGGCTGGCCAGGCACGTACTGGATGCTTGGCGAGCGGACCGCAGCGCACTGCGCGAGCGCCTTTAG
- a CDS encoding DUF6301 family protein, with product MRSLECTWELGATPSSRRSPTFLRRGLVIWPRWDLLDTGLARSSREAADWARVQEEKMVERIRLRLTDYDFTGQWDRTLDAFARMADALCDALGEPTVRKPGSPAEIHWAAGDETTLLLEHAGSCVYLELVTDKRLSLDEELRQLTEDEEEGRL from the coding sequence ATGCGGTCGTTGGAATGCACCTGGGAGCTGGGTGCGACGCCGAGTTCGCGGCGGTCGCCGACGTTCCTTCGGCGGGGGCTGGTGATCTGGCCGAGGTGGGACCTGCTCGACACCGGGCTGGCGAGAAGCAGTCGCGAGGCGGCCGATTGGGCGCGGGTGCAGGAAGAGAAGATGGTGGAGCGCATTCGGCTGCGCCTGACCGACTACGACTTCACGGGGCAGTGGGACCGGACCCTGGACGCGTTCGCCAGGATGGCCGACGCGCTCTGCGACGCCCTGGGCGAGCCGACGGTGCGCAAGCCCGGCTCGCCCGCCGAGATTCACTGGGCGGCCGGTGACGAGACCACCCTGCTCCTTGAGCACGCGGGAAGCTGCGTGTACCTGGAGCTGGTGACCGACAAACGGCTGTCGCTCGACGAGGAGCTCCGGCAGCTGACCGAGGACGAAGAGGAGGGGCGGCTGTGA
- a CDS encoding MepB family protein: protein MVTHQPWTGLHDDLLAAQALVYAPSGFVCSQPAPEPESAEYAAYGFTLDGRAVRFRVAKTTPTKVGQFVTVWQRSDEGPIRPFDADDGVDLFVISSRDDVGFGQFVFPREVLCERGIVSRDGSGGKRGFRVYPPWVTTTNRQARSTQAWQADFFFDLGRDGPADPVRAHALYHP from the coding sequence ATGGTGACGCATCAGCCGTGGACCGGGCTTCACGACGATCTACTGGCAGCGCAGGCGCTGGTGTACGCCCCGAGCGGATTCGTTTGCTCGCAGCCGGCGCCCGAACCGGAGAGTGCCGAGTACGCGGCTTACGGGTTCACGCTCGACGGCCGGGCGGTTCGGTTTCGCGTGGCCAAGACCACCCCGACGAAGGTGGGACAGTTCGTCACCGTGTGGCAGCGGTCCGACGAGGGGCCGATCCGGCCCTTCGACGCCGACGACGGCGTGGACCTCTTCGTCATCAGCAGCCGCGACGACGTCGGCTTCGGACAGTTCGTGTTCCCGCGCGAGGTGTTGTGCGAGCGCGGCATCGTCTCCCGCGACGGCTCCGGCGGGAAGCGCGGATTCCGCGTCTATCCGCCGTGGGTGACCACGACCAACCGGCAGGCCCGCAGCACCCAGGCATGGCAGGCGGACTTCTTCTTCGACCTCGGCCGGGACGGCCCCGCGGATCCGGTGCGCGCCCACGCCCTCTACCACCCGTAG
- a CDS encoding HemK2/MTQ2 family protein methyltransferase, which produces MRRSASRRETVAIQVPVGVYAPQDDTRLLLAALRQEALGPSCRVLDIGTGSGALAIEAARLGARVHAVDVSRRAVLAARFNAWRQGQYVRVTRGDLASVAPAGGYDLLLSNPPYVPSPQPAPPRRGPARAWDAGPDGRAVIDRICATSPRLLRPGGRLLMVHSALSDTPATLRNLAAHGLEPEVVDRVLVPFGPVLRSRLGWLRDQGLLDADEDKEELVVIRAIRI; this is translated from the coding sequence GTGAGGCGGTCGGCCAGCCGACGAGAGACTGTCGCGATACAAGTGCCCGTCGGGGTGTACGCACCGCAGGACGACACCCGCCTGCTGCTCGCGGCGTTGCGCCAGGAGGCGCTGGGCCCGTCCTGCAGAGTCCTCGACATCGGCACGGGGAGCGGCGCACTGGCGATCGAGGCCGCCCGGCTCGGCGCCAGGGTGCACGCGGTCGACGTCTCCCGGCGCGCGGTTCTGGCCGCCCGATTCAATGCCTGGCGGCAGGGACAGTACGTCCGTGTGACGCGCGGGGACCTCGCGTCGGTGGCACCGGCGGGCGGGTACGACCTGCTCCTGAGCAATCCGCCGTACGTGCCCAGCCCGCAACCCGCCCCGCCCCGCAGAGGCCCGGCCCGGGCCTGGGACGCCGGGCCCGACGGCCGGGCGGTCATCGACCGGATCTGTGCGACGTCGCCGCGTCTGCTGCGGCCCGGCGGCAGGCTGCTGATGGTCCACTCCGCGCTCAGCGACACCCCGGCCACACTGCGGAATCTCGCCGCGCACGGACTGGAGCCCGAGGTGGTGGACAGGGTGCTCGTACCGTTCGGCCCGGTGCTGCGCTCCCGGCTCGGGTGGCTGCGTGACCAGGGCCTGCTGGACGCCGACGAGGACAAGGAAGAGCTGGTGGTCATCCGTGCCATACGCATCTGA
- a CDS encoding SsgA family sporulation/cell division regulator: MTIAAFDQPTRARLITSEQPEQPEQLEQYETAVPVVLHYDANDPLAVRATFAAEASLDGTPVSWTFARELLNAGLRAPSGSGDVHIWPCGRAQVVVELHSPDGLALVQFDTAVLRRFLLRSYAIVPAGHEDLGPGLERGLSALFGGV; this comes from the coding sequence ATGACCATCGCCGCATTCGATCAGCCGACCCGTGCCCGCCTGATCACCTCGGAACAGCCGGAACAGCCGGAACAGCTGGAGCAGTACGAGACGGCTGTGCCGGTCGTTCTCCACTACGACGCGAACGACCCCTTGGCCGTCCGCGCCACCTTCGCCGCCGAAGCCTCGCTCGACGGCACTCCGGTGAGCTGGACGTTCGCCCGCGAGCTGCTGAATGCGGGGCTGCGCGCCCCGTCCGGCAGCGGTGACGTGCACATCTGGCCGTGCGGCAGGGCGCAGGTCGTGGTGGAGCTGCATTCACCGGACGGTCTGGCCCTGGTGCAGTTCGACACGGCCGTCCTGCGCCGCTTCCTGCTGCGCTCGTACGCGATCGTGCCGGCCGGGCACGAGGATCTGGGCCCCGGCCTTGAGCGCGGGCTCTCCGCATTGTTCGGTGGGGTCTGA
- a CDS encoding sigma-70 family RNA polymerase sigma factor, with amino-acid sequence MPDGPIAVSTAAASAAASYAQIYEEQQPQLVAYARSLTGNPWLAEDLVAEAHFRVWRRLSAGHSVDNVPAYLTTTVRNLATTVGRSSRESPQDPQDTHGPWGAEPVDATGADHDPGTRIASVDLLARVLKQLPERWVKVLWLAEAEDRPLEAVAREVGAGRGATAVLLHRAREGMRQAFLRAYPGTPVNPACDAHWERIPAHVRGMDSERQSDKLQRHLGDCADCRDRLAVLMQANTRLPALVGPALLIFVLGGAAKFLVPTAGAAAVASASASTSGVAGGHGGESLRAVRHVLTGGSKVSATVLGAVAVSVAAAAVGLVLGGADAPVPQHGTATVEGGVPAPRLKSPAALPEIPATRPEQEPVAEEMPRAPEPRQERAPVLIPVQQSPDEPDPAAPRPEAPAPTEAEAMAPVRTEDPKPVDPKPEDPKPVEPTPVVPTPVEPTPVEPKPVEPTPVVPTPVEPTPVEPTPVEPTPVVPTPVEPTPVEPTPVVPTPVVPTPVEPEPVEPTPPPEPICRPWVGPVWICRLP; translated from the coding sequence ATGCCCGACGGCCCCATCGCCGTGTCGACCGCCGCTGCGTCGGCCGCCGCCTCGTACGCGCAGATCTACGAGGAGCAGCAGCCGCAACTCGTCGCCTACGCGCGTTCGCTGACCGGCAACCCCTGGCTCGCCGAGGATCTGGTCGCCGAAGCGCACTTCCGGGTCTGGCGGCGCCTGTCCGCCGGGCACTCCGTCGACAACGTCCCGGCCTACCTCACGACCACGGTGCGCAATCTCGCCACGACGGTCGGTCGCAGCAGCAGGGAATCCCCGCAGGACCCGCAGGACACCCACGGGCCGTGGGGCGCCGAGCCCGTCGACGCCACGGGCGCCGACCACGATCCCGGCACCCGGATCGCCTCGGTGGACCTGCTGGCGCGCGTCCTCAAGCAGCTGCCCGAGCGATGGGTGAAGGTGCTCTGGCTGGCCGAGGCGGAGGACCGGCCGCTGGAAGCGGTGGCCAGGGAGGTGGGCGCCGGGCGCGGTGCCACGGCGGTGCTGCTGCACCGGGCGCGGGAGGGGATGCGGCAGGCTTTTCTGCGGGCGTACCCCGGAACGCCCGTGAACCCGGCCTGTGACGCGCACTGGGAGCGGATACCCGCCCATGTGCGGGGCATGGACTCCGAGCGCCAGTCGGACAAGCTCCAGCGGCATCTCGGCGACTGCGCGGACTGCCGGGACCGGCTCGCCGTACTCATGCAGGCCAATACGAGGCTGCCCGCGTTGGTGGGACCGGCACTGCTGATCTTCGTGCTGGGTGGCGCGGCCAAGTTCCTGGTGCCGACGGCCGGTGCAGCCGCTGTCGCATCGGCATCGGCTTCGACGTCGGGAGTGGCAGGTGGGCACGGGGGTGAGTCGCTGCGCGCGGTACGTCACGTCCTCACGGGCGGCTCGAAGGTTTCCGCGACCGTGCTTGGTGCGGTGGCCGTATCGGTGGCCGCCGCCGCGGTCGGGTTGGTACTCGGCGGTGCGGACGCGCCGGTGCCGCAGCACGGCACGGCGACGGTGGAGGGCGGGGTGCCCGCACCCAGGCTGAAGTCCCCGGCCGCCCTGCCCGAGATCCCGGCCACGCGGCCGGAGCAGGAACCGGTGGCCGAGGAGATGCCCCGCGCTCCGGAGCCGCGACAGGAGCGGGCACCCGTTTTGATCCCGGTCCAACAGTCCCCGGACGAACCTGATCCGGCCGCGCCCCGGCCCGAGGCGCCCGCACCGACAGAGGCGGAGGCGATGGCCCCGGTGCGGACGGAGGATCCCAAGCCGGTGGACCCCAAGCCGGAGGACCCCAAGCCGGTGGAGCCGACGCCAGTTGTGCCCACTCCGGTGGAGCCGACACCCGTGGAGCCCAAGCCGGTGGAGCCGACGCCAGTTGTGCCCACTCCGGTGGAGCCGACACCCGTGGAGCCGACGCCCGTGGAACCCACGCCAGTTGTGCCTACTCCGGTGGAGCCGACGCCCGTGGAGCCCACCCCGGTCGTGCCCACCCCGGTCGTGCCCACCCCGGTCGAACCGGAGCCGGTTGAGCCCACGCCCCCGCCTGAGCCGATCTGCCGACCATGGGTCGGTCCTGTCTGGATCTGTCGCCTGCCTTAA
- a CDS encoding carbohydrate-binding protein: MAAGFSAWKVNKQYVVNDRTSLNGKHYLCLVAHKSNSANNPKSAVKLWKRYET, encoded by the coding sequence ATGGCCGCAGGTTTTTCGGCGTGGAAAGTAAACAAGCAGTACGTGGTGAACGACCGCACGTCCCTCAACGGCAAGCACTACCTCTGCTTGGTGGCACACAAGTCCAACTCGGCGAACAACCCCAAGAGCGCCGTTAAGCTCTGGAAGCGGTACGAAACCTGA
- a CDS encoding PepSY domain-containing protein, whose translation MDPVDRIDRIDQIDPSDTAGPTSPSPETAPPPTGRSWQGVRALLTRLHFYAGVFVAPFLLVAALTGLLYTFTPQLDQLVYGDKLRVEQAGEQPRPLADQVAAARTAHPEGTLASVITPPGPEDTTRVVLSVPELGDKQRTVFVDPYTAEVQGELTTWAGSTPLTTWLDDLHRNLHLGETGRLYSEVAASWLWVIAAGGLILWLGRSRGQRAKSVRGAVLPDRSARGVRRTRSWHAATGVWLALGLFFLSATGLTWSNHAGERFGQFLDAIKGSAPKLDPRLPGAPPPAADGTGEHAGHGGAGQSAAVDPADFDKALAVAREADLGGTVTLTPPAETTSAWVVAQNDNVWPVHYDKVAVDAATGEVTSRVRWADYPLTAKLSKLGVQGHMGVLFGLVNQIVLALVAIGLILVTVWGYRMWWQRRPTRGDKRAVVGKPPARGVWRRLPLSVLVLGVPLAIAIGWALPVLGVTLLGFLLMDVTTGSAGRRRSK comes from the coding sequence ATGGATCCGGTAGATCGGATAGATCGAATAGATCAGATAGATCCGTCAGATACGGCAGGGCCGACAAGCCCCTCCCCGGAAACCGCCCCTCCGCCCACCGGACGCTCCTGGCAGGGAGTACGGGCGTTGCTGACCCGCCTGCACTTCTACGCCGGCGTGTTCGTCGCACCGTTCCTTCTCGTGGCCGCCCTCACCGGCCTCCTCTACACCTTCACCCCCCAGCTCGACCAGCTCGTCTACGGGGACAAGCTGCGCGTCGAGCAGGCGGGCGAGCAACCGCGTCCGCTGGCGGACCAGGTGGCCGCCGCCCGCACCGCGCATCCGGAAGGCACGCTGGCCTCCGTGATCACACCGCCCGGGCCCGAGGACACCACCCGCGTGGTGCTGTCCGTGCCCGAACTGGGTGACAAGCAGCGGACCGTCTTCGTGGACCCCTATACCGCCGAGGTCCAGGGCGAACTGACCACGTGGGCCGGGTCGACACCCCTGACCACCTGGCTCGACGACCTGCATCGCAACCTGCATCTGGGCGAGACCGGACGCCTCTACTCCGAGGTCGCCGCCAGCTGGCTCTGGGTGATCGCCGCGGGCGGCCTCATCCTGTGGCTCGGCCGCAGCCGGGGGCAGCGGGCGAAGTCGGTACGGGGTGCCGTACTGCCCGACCGCTCCGCCCGTGGTGTGCGGCGCACCCGCAGCTGGCACGCGGCCACCGGCGTGTGGCTCGCCCTGGGACTGTTCTTCCTCAGTGCCACCGGCCTGACCTGGTCGAACCATGCTGGTGAACGGTTCGGGCAGTTCCTCGACGCGATCAAGGGGAGCGCGCCGAAACTGGACCCGCGCCTTCCCGGCGCGCCGCCCCCGGCAGCGGACGGAACCGGGGAACACGCCGGTCACGGGGGTGCCGGGCAGAGCGCCGCAGTGGATCCGGCCGACTTCGACAAGGCCCTCGCGGTGGCCCGTGAGGCGGACCTCGGCGGAACCGTCACCCTGACGCCTCCCGCCGAAACGACCAGCGCGTGGGTGGTGGCGCAGAACGACAACGTCTGGCCGGTCCACTACGACAAGGTCGCCGTCGACGCCGCCACGGGAGAAGTCACCTCGCGCGTCCGGTGGGCGGACTACCCCCTGACGGCCAAGCTCAGCAAGCTCGGAGTCCAGGGCCACATGGGCGTGCTGTTCGGACTCGTCAACCAGATCGTGCTCGCGCTCGTCGCGATCGGGCTGATCCTCGTGACGGTCTGGGGCTATCGCATGTGGTGGCAGCGGCGGCCCACTCGCGGGGACAAGCGCGCGGTCGTGGGCAAGCCCCCGGCGAGGGGGGTCTGGCGACGGCTGCCACTGTCCGTACTGGTACTGGGCGTTCCCTTGGCCATCGCCATCGGCTGGGCGCTGCCCGTCCTGGGCGTGACCCTGCTCGGGTTCCTCCTGATGGATGTGACCACCGGCTCGGCCGGGCGGCGACGGAGTAAGTGA
- a CDS encoding CDGSH iron-sulfur domain-containing protein yields the protein MRVDRQGPEGPVLVEGPVEVVDEDGNVAVSDRFQVALCTCRRSRTYPWCDTSHRRRSRGEHA from the coding sequence ATCCGAGTGGACCGGCAGGGGCCCGAGGGGCCCGTCCTGGTCGAGGGGCCGGTGGAGGTGGTCGACGAGGACGGCAACGTAGCCGTCTCGGACCGCTTCCAGGTGGCACTCTGCACGTGCCGGCGCAGCCGTACCTATCCGTGGTGCGACACCAGCCACCGCAGGCGAAGCCGAGGAGAACACGCGTGA